In Micromonospora sp. LH3U1, one genomic interval encodes:
- a CDS encoding uroporphyrinogen-III synthase, giving the protein MREELAGFTIGVTADRRRDELAALLERRGARVVLAPALRIVPLSDDTELREATRACLDQPPDILMANTGIGMRGWLEAAEGWGLAEPLRSVLASSYVVARGPKARGAIRAAGLHDQWSPASESCDEVVDHLRRRGVAGQVIAMQLHGERQPECTLALEAAGATVIEVPVYRWAPPTDPAPLHRLIDLIAGRLVDAVTFTSAPAAEALLRAAGDRTDAVVSAFRSDVLASCVGAVTAEPLLRHGVPVSAPGRARLGALVRTIVDELPRRTLTFKAGGHLLTLRGHAAVIDGELRPLAPAPMAVLRALAQSPGRVLSRTALLRTLPRGADEHAVEMAVARLRAGLRAPRVVQTVVKRGYRLRVD; this is encoded by the coding sequence ATGCGGGAAGAACTGGCGGGATTCACCATCGGGGTGACCGCCGACCGGCGGCGCGACGAGTTGGCCGCGCTGCTCGAACGGCGGGGCGCCCGGGTGGTGCTCGCTCCGGCGTTGCGGATCGTGCCGCTCTCCGACGACACCGAGCTGCGCGAGGCGACCCGCGCCTGCCTCGACCAGCCGCCGGACATCCTGATGGCCAACACCGGCATCGGGATGCGCGGGTGGCTGGAGGCGGCCGAGGGCTGGGGGCTGGCCGAGCCGCTGCGCTCGGTGCTGGCCAGCTCGTACGTGGTGGCGCGTGGCCCGAAGGCGCGCGGCGCGATCCGTGCGGCCGGGTTGCACGACCAGTGGTCGCCGGCCTCGGAGAGTTGCGACGAGGTGGTCGACCACCTGCGCCGGCGCGGCGTGGCCGGTCAGGTGATCGCCATGCAGCTGCATGGTGAGCGGCAGCCCGAGTGCACGCTCGCGCTGGAGGCGGCCGGAGCCACGGTGATCGAGGTGCCGGTCTACCGCTGGGCTCCGCCGACCGACCCGGCACCGCTGCACCGGCTGATCGACCTGATCGCCGGCCGGCTGGTGGACGCGGTGACCTTCACCTCGGCGCCAGCGGCCGAGGCACTGTTGCGGGCAGCCGGGGACCGTACCGACGCGGTGGTGTCCGCGTTCCGCAGCGACGTACTGGCCAGCTGCGTCGGCGCGGTGACGGCCGAGCCGCTGCTGCGGCACGGTGTGCCGGTGAGCGCGCCGGGTCGGGCACGGTTGGGCGCGCTGGTGCGAACCATCGTCGACGAGCTGCCCCGCAGGACCCTGACGTTCAAGGCCGGCGGCCACCTGCTCACGCTGCGCGGGCACGCCGCAGTGATCGACGGCGAGTTGCGGCCACTCGCCCCAGCCCCGATGGCGGTGTTGCGGGCACTGGCCCAGTCCCCCGGCCGGGTGCTGTCCCGCACGGCGCTGCTGCGGACGCTGCCCCGGGGCGCGGACGAGCACGCGGTGGAGATGGCCGTCGCCCGCCTACGCGCCGGCCTGCGCGCGCCTCGCGTGGTGCAGACCGTGGTGAAGCGCGGCTACCGACTCCGGGTCGACTGA